In Homo sapiens chromosome 11, GRCh38.p14 Primary Assembly, one DNA window encodes the following:
- the SCYL1 gene encoding N-terminal kinase-like protein isoform 34 (isoform 34 is encoded by transcript variant 34), with protein sequence MWRLGCLIWEVFNGPLPRAAALRNPGKIPKTLVPHYCELVGANPKVRPNPARFLQNCRAPGGFMSNRFVETNLFLEEIQIKEPAEKQKFFQELSKSLDAFPEDFCRHKVLPQLLTAFEFGNAGAVVLTPLFKVGKFLSAEEYQQKIIPVVVKMFSSTDRAMRIRLLQQMEQFIQYLDEPTVNTQIFPHVVHGFLDTNPAIREQTVKSMLLLAPKLNEANLNVELMKHFARLQAKDEQGPIRCNTTVCLGKIGSYLSASTRHRVLTSAFSRATRDPFAPSRVAGVLGFAATHNLYSMNDCAQKILPVLCGLTVDPEKSVRDQAFKAIRSFLSKLESVSEDPTQLEEVEKDVHAASSPGMGGAAASWAGWAVTGVSSLTSKLIRSHPTTAPTETNIPQRPTPEGVPAPAPTPVPATPTTSGHWETQEEDKDTAEDSSTADRWDDEDWGSLEEAESVLAQQDDWSTGGQVSRASQVSNSDHKSSKSPESDWSSWEAEGSWEQGWQEPSSQEPPPDGTRLASEYNWGGPESSDKGDPFATLSARPSTQPRPDSWGEDNWEGLETDSRQVKAELARKKREERRREMEAKRAERKVAKGPMKLGARKLD encoded by the exons ATGTGGCGCTTGGGCTGCCTCATTTGGGAAGTCTTCAATGGGCCCCTACCTCGGGCAGCAGCCCTACGCAACCCTGGGAAG ATCCCCAAAACGCTGGTGCCCCATTACTGTGAGCTGGTGGGAGCAAACCCCAAGGTGCGTCCCAACCCAGCCCGCTTCCTGCAGAACTGCCGGGCACCTGGTGGCTTCATGAGCAACCGCTTTGTAGAAACCAACCTCTTCCTGGAGGAGATTCAG ATCAAAGAGCCAGCCGAGAAGCAAAAATTCTTCCAGGAGCTGAGCAAGAGCCTGGACGCATTCCCTGAGGATTTCTGTCGGCACAAGGTGCTGCCCCAGCTGCTGACCGCCTTCGAGTTCGGCAATGCTGGGGCCGTTGTCCTCACGCCCCTCTTCAAG GTGGGCAAGTTCCTGAGCGCTGAGGAGTATCAGCAGAAGATCATCCCTGTGGTGGTCAAGATGTTCTCATCCACTGACCGGGCCATGCGCATCCGCCTCCTGCAGCAG atgGAGCAGTTCATCCAGTACCTTGACGAGCCAACAGTCAACACCCAGATCTTCCCCCACGTCGTACATGGCTTCCTGGACACCAACCCTGCCATCCGGGAGCAGACGGTCAAG TCCATGCTGCTCCTGGCCCCAAAGCTGAACGAGGCCAACCTCAATGTGGAGCTGATGAAGCACTTTGCACGGCTACAGGCCAAGGATGAACAGGGCCCCATCCGCTGCAACACCACAGTCTGCCTGGGCAAAATCGGCTCCTACCTCAGTGCTAGC ACCAGACACAGGGTCCTTACCTCTGCCTTCAGCCGAGCCACTAGGGACCCGTTTGCACCGTCCCGGGTTGCGGGTGTCCTGGGCTTTGCTGCCACCCACAACCTCTACTCAATGAACGACTGTGCCCAGAAGATCCTGCCTGTGCTCTGCGGTCTCACTGTAGATCCTGAGAAATCCGTGCGAGACCAG GCCTTCAAGGCCATTCGGAGCTTCCTGTCCAAATTGGAGTCTGTGTCGGAGGACCCGACCCAGCTGGAGGAAGTGG AGAAGGATGTCCATGCAGCCTCCAGCCCTGGCATGGGAGGAGCCGCAGCTAGCTGGGCAGGCTGGGCCGTGACCGGGGTCTCCTCACTCACCTCCAAGCTGATCCGTTCGCACCCAACCACTGCCCCAACAGAAACCAACATTCCCCAAAGACCCACGCCTGAAG GagttcctgccccagcccccacccctgtTCCTGCCACCCCTACAACCTCAGGCCACTGGGAGACGCAGGAGGAGGACAAGGACACAGCAGAGGACAGCAGCACTGCTGACAGATGGGACGACGAAGACTGGGGCAGCCTGGAG GAGGCCGAGTCTGTGCTGGCCCAGCAGGACGACTGGAGCACCGGGGGCCAAGTGAGCCGTGCTAGTCAG GTCAGCAACTCCGACCACAAATCCTCCAAATCCCCAGAGTCCGACTGGAGCAGCTGGGAAGCTGAGGGCTCCTGGGAACAGGGCTGGCAGGAGCCAAGCTCCCAGGAGCCACCTCCTGACGGTACACGGCTGGCCAGCGAGTATAACTGGGGTGGCCCAGAGTCCAGCGACAAGGGCGACCCCTTCGCTACCCTGTCTGCACGTCCCAGCACCCAG CCGAGGCCAGACTCTTGGGGTGAGGACAACTGGGAGGGCCTCGAGACTGACAGTC GACAGGTCAAGGCTGAGCTGGCCCGGAAGAAGCGCGAGGAGCGGCGGCGGGAGATGGAGGCCAAACGCGCCGAGAGGAAGGTGGCCAAGGGCCCCATGAAGCTGGGAGCCCGGAAGCTGGACTGA
- the SCYL1 gene encoding N-terminal kinase-like protein isoform 36 (isoform 36 is encoded by transcript variant 36), whose amino-acid sequence MWRLGCLIWEVFNGPLPRAAALRNPGKIPKTLVPHYCELVGANPKVRPNPARFLQNCRAPGGFMSNRFVETNLFLEEIQIKEPAEKQKFFQELSKSLDAFPEDFCRHKVLPQLLTAFEFGNAGAVVLTPLFKVGKFLSAEEYQQKIIPVVVKMFSSTDRAMRIRLLQQMEQFIQYLDEPTVNTQIFPHVVHGFLDTNPAIREQTVKSMLLLAPKLNEANLNVELMKHFARLQAKDEQGPIRCNTTVCLGKIGSYLSASTRHRVLTSAFSRATRDPFAPSRVAGVLGFAATHNLYSMNDCAQKILPVLCGLTVDPEKSVRDQAFKAIRSFLSKLESVSEDPTQLEEVEKDVHAASSPGMGGAAASWAGWAVTGVSSLTSKLIRSHPTTAPTETNIPQRPTPEGVPAPAPTPVPATPTTSGHWETQEEDKDTAEDSSTADRWDDEDWGSLEQEAESVLAQQDDWSTGGQVSRASQVSNSDHKSSKSPESDWSSWEAEGSWEQGWQEPSSQEPPPDGTRLASEYNWGGPESSDKGDPFATLSARPSTQDRSRLSWPGRSARSGGGRWRPNAPRGRWPRAP is encoded by the exons ATGTGGCGCTTGGGCTGCCTCATTTGGGAAGTCTTCAATGGGCCCCTACCTCGGGCAGCAGCCCTACGCAACCCTGGGAAG ATCCCCAAAACGCTGGTGCCCCATTACTGTGAGCTGGTGGGAGCAAACCCCAAGGTGCGTCCCAACCCAGCCCGCTTCCTGCAGAACTGCCGGGCACCTGGTGGCTTCATGAGCAACCGCTTTGTAGAAACCAACCTCTTCCTGGAGGAGATTCAG ATCAAAGAGCCAGCCGAGAAGCAAAAATTCTTCCAGGAGCTGAGCAAGAGCCTGGACGCATTCCCTGAGGATTTCTGTCGGCACAAGGTGCTGCCCCAGCTGCTGACCGCCTTCGAGTTCGGCAATGCTGGGGCCGTTGTCCTCACGCCCCTCTTCAAG GTGGGCAAGTTCCTGAGCGCTGAGGAGTATCAGCAGAAGATCATCCCTGTGGTGGTCAAGATGTTCTCATCCACTGACCGGGCCATGCGCATCCGCCTCCTGCAGCAG atgGAGCAGTTCATCCAGTACCTTGACGAGCCAACAGTCAACACCCAGATCTTCCCCCACGTCGTACATGGCTTCCTGGACACCAACCCTGCCATCCGGGAGCAGACGGTCAAG TCCATGCTGCTCCTGGCCCCAAAGCTGAACGAGGCCAACCTCAATGTGGAGCTGATGAAGCACTTTGCACGGCTACAGGCCAAGGATGAACAGGGCCCCATCCGCTGCAACACCACAGTCTGCCTGGGCAAAATCGGCTCCTACCTCAGTGCTAGC ACCAGACACAGGGTCCTTACCTCTGCCTTCAGCCGAGCCACTAGGGACCCGTTTGCACCGTCCCGGGTTGCGGGTGTCCTGGGCTTTGCTGCCACCCACAACCTCTACTCAATGAACGACTGTGCCCAGAAGATCCTGCCTGTGCTCTGCGGTCTCACTGTAGATCCTGAGAAATCCGTGCGAGACCAG GCCTTCAAGGCCATTCGGAGCTTCCTGTCCAAATTGGAGTCTGTGTCGGAGGACCCGACCCAGCTGGAGGAAGTGG AGAAGGATGTCCATGCAGCCTCCAGCCCTGGCATGGGAGGAGCCGCAGCTAGCTGGGCAGGCTGGGCCGTGACCGGGGTCTCCTCACTCACCTCCAAGCTGATCCGTTCGCACCCAACCACTGCCCCAACAGAAACCAACATTCCCCAAAGACCCACGCCTGAAG GagttcctgccccagcccccacccctgtTCCTGCCACCCCTACAACCTCAGGCCACTGGGAGACGCAGGAGGAGGACAAGGACACAGCAGAGGACAGCAGCACTGCTGACAGATGGGACGACGAAGACTGGGGCAGCCTGGAG CAGGAGGCCGAGTCTGTGCTGGCCCAGCAGGACGACTGGAGCACCGGGGGCCAAGTGAGCCGTGCTAGTCAG GTCAGCAACTCCGACCACAAATCCTCCAAATCCCCAGAGTCCGACTGGAGCAGCTGGGAAGCTGAGGGCTCCTGGGAACAGGGCTGGCAGGAGCCAAGCTCCCAGGAGCCACCTCCTGACGGTACACGGCTGGCCAGCGAGTATAACTGGGGTGGCCCAGAGTCCAGCGACAAGGGCGACCCCTTCGCTACCCTGTCTGCACGTCCCAGCACCCAG GACAGGTCAAGGCTGAGCTGGCCCGGAAGAAGCGCGAGGAGCGGCGGCGGGAGATGGAGGCCAAACGCGCCGAGAGGAAGGTGGCCAAGGGCCCCATGA